Proteins encoded together in one Falco peregrinus isolate bFalPer1 chromosome 2, bFalPer1.pri, whole genome shotgun sequence window:
- the LOC101916179 gene encoding multidrug and toxin extrusion protein 2-like isoform X1 yields the protein MSQTYGGKNLNQVGIILQRGILILLLCCFPCWALFINTERILLLIRQDPEVSRLTQVYVMIFIPALPAAFLYQLQTRYLLSQAIILPQVLTGIAANILNVVMNAFFLYVLKLGLVGSAWANTVSQYTQAILLFLYVWWKKIHVETWGGWTRDCLLDWGSFIRLAVPGMLMMCIEWWTFEIGSFLAGLLSVVELGAQSVIYELSSAAYMVPLGFSVAASVRVGNALGSGDVVQAKTSCITALLCTGVFAVVVATLLGTLKDVVGYIFTNDKEIVILVSKVVIIFAPFHLFDAAAATCGGVLRGTGKQKMGAIANAISYYAIGLPVGISLMFAAKMGVLGLWVGMIVCISLQALSFSAFVMRMDWKKAAGEAQVRAGMRKQLEDVNSSGAAANKTSAVDYISVDMNTMDTVVLPESITGGERQPDHQPITQEEPTVIPAPPAVVWRALIIRRVLAAAAAIAVLLVGILVRLLTGSG from the exons ATGTCCCAG ACATACGGTGGCAAGAACCTGAATCAGGTGGGCATCATCCTGCAGCGGGGAATCCtcatcctgctgctctgctgcttcccttgCTGGGCGCTCTTCATCAACACAGAGCGGATCCTCCTGCTCATCCGACAGGACCCCGAGGTCTCCAG GTTAACTCAGGTCTACGTGATGATCTTTATTCCAGCGCTCCCT GCGGCATTTCTGTACCAGCTGCAGACAAGATATTTACTAAGTCAG GCGATCATTTTGCCTCAGGTGTTGACGGGGATTGCAGCCAACATCCTCAATGTGGTCATGAACGCCTTCTTCCTATATGTGCTGAAGCTGGGCTTGGT GGGCTCTGCCTGGGCTAACACTGTTTCTCAGTACACCCAGGccattctcctcttcctttacGTGTGGTGGAAGAAGATCCACGTGGAGACCTGGGGAG GTTGGACCAGGGACTGCCTCCTGGACTGGGGCTCCTTTATCCGGCTGGCCGTGCCTGGCATGCTCATGATGTGTATTGAATGGTGGACCTTTGAAATTGGGAGCTTCTTGGCAG GGCTGCTCAGTGTGGTGGAGCTGGGTGCGCAGTCTGTCATCTACGAGCTCTCCTCTGCAGCGTACATG GTGCCTCTGGGCTTCAGCGTGGCTGCAAGTGTCCGAGTGGGCAATGCCTTGGGATCGGGGGATGTAGTGCAAGCCAAGACCTCCTGCATTACTGCCCTGCTGTGCACAG gagtTTTTGCTGTGGTGGTTGCAACATTGCTGGGAACCCTAAAGGATGTGGTGGGATACATCTTCACCAATGACAA GGAGATCGTTATCTTGGTGTCCAAAGTGGTGATCATCTTTGCTCCGTTCCACTTGTTtgatgcagcagca GCGACCTGTGGCGGTGTGCTGCGGGGCACAGGGAAGCAGAAGATGGGTGCTATCGCCAACGCCATCAGCTATTACGCCATCGGCCTGCCCGTCGGCATCTCACTGATGTTTGCAGCTAAGATGGGGGTGTTAG GTCTGTGGGTGGGGATGATTGTTTGCATCTCTCTGCAAGCTCTTTCCTTCTCCGCCTTTGTCATGCGCATGGATTGGAAGAAAGCTGCAGGAGAG GCTCAAGTCCGAGCTGGAATGAGAAAACAACTGGAAGATGTGAACTCCAGTGGCGCGGCTGCTAACAAAACATCTGCTGTGG ACTACATCTCCGTTGACATGAACACCATGGACACTGTGGTCCTGCCTGAGAGCATCACGGGAGGCGAGAGGCAACCTGACCACCAGCCCATCACACAAGAGGAACCCACTGTCATCCCTGCTCCTCCCGCTGTGGTGTGGAGGGCCCTGATCATCCGCcgtgtgctggctgctgctgctgccattgctgTCCTGCTGGTGGGCATACTGGTCCGTCTCCTGACCGGCAGTGGCTAG
- the LOC101916179 gene encoding multidrug and toxin extrusion protein 2-like isoform X2 translates to MIFIPALPAAFLYQLQTRYLLSQAIILPQVLTGIAANILNVVMNAFFLYVLKLGLVGSAWANTVSQYTQAILLFLYVWWKKIHVETWGGWTRDCLLDWGSFIRLAVPGMLMMCIEWWTFEIGSFLAGLLSVVELGAQSVIYELSSAAYMVPLGFSVAASVRVGNALGSGDVVQAKTSCITALLCTGVFAVVVATLLGTLKDVVGYIFTNDKEIVILVSKVVIIFAPFHLFDAAAATCGGVLRGTGKQKMGAIANAISYYAIGLPVGISLMFAAKMGVLGLWVGMIVCISLQALSFSAFVMRMDWKKAAGEAQVRAGMRKQLEDVNSSGAAANKTSAVDYISVDMNTMDTVVLPESITGGERQPDHQPITQEEPTVIPAPPAVVWRALIIRRVLAAAAAIAVLLVGILVRLLTGSG, encoded by the exons ATGATCTTTATTCCAGCGCTCCCT GCGGCATTTCTGTACCAGCTGCAGACAAGATATTTACTAAGTCAG GCGATCATTTTGCCTCAGGTGTTGACGGGGATTGCAGCCAACATCCTCAATGTGGTCATGAACGCCTTCTTCCTATATGTGCTGAAGCTGGGCTTGGT GGGCTCTGCCTGGGCTAACACTGTTTCTCAGTACACCCAGGccattctcctcttcctttacGTGTGGTGGAAGAAGATCCACGTGGAGACCTGGGGAG GTTGGACCAGGGACTGCCTCCTGGACTGGGGCTCCTTTATCCGGCTGGCCGTGCCTGGCATGCTCATGATGTGTATTGAATGGTGGACCTTTGAAATTGGGAGCTTCTTGGCAG GGCTGCTCAGTGTGGTGGAGCTGGGTGCGCAGTCTGTCATCTACGAGCTCTCCTCTGCAGCGTACATG GTGCCTCTGGGCTTCAGCGTGGCTGCAAGTGTCCGAGTGGGCAATGCCTTGGGATCGGGGGATGTAGTGCAAGCCAAGACCTCCTGCATTACTGCCCTGCTGTGCACAG gagtTTTTGCTGTGGTGGTTGCAACATTGCTGGGAACCCTAAAGGATGTGGTGGGATACATCTTCACCAATGACAA GGAGATCGTTATCTTGGTGTCCAAAGTGGTGATCATCTTTGCTCCGTTCCACTTGTTtgatgcagcagca GCGACCTGTGGCGGTGTGCTGCGGGGCACAGGGAAGCAGAAGATGGGTGCTATCGCCAACGCCATCAGCTATTACGCCATCGGCCTGCCCGTCGGCATCTCACTGATGTTTGCAGCTAAGATGGGGGTGTTAG GTCTGTGGGTGGGGATGATTGTTTGCATCTCTCTGCAAGCTCTTTCCTTCTCCGCCTTTGTCATGCGCATGGATTGGAAGAAAGCTGCAGGAGAG GCTCAAGTCCGAGCTGGAATGAGAAAACAACTGGAAGATGTGAACTCCAGTGGCGCGGCTGCTAACAAAACATCTGCTGTGG ACTACATCTCCGTTGACATGAACACCATGGACACTGTGGTCCTGCCTGAGAGCATCACGGGAGGCGAGAGGCAACCTGACCACCAGCCCATCACACAAGAGGAACCCACTGTCATCCCTGCTCCTCCCGCTGTGGTGTGGAGGGCCCTGATCATCCGCcgtgtgctggctgctgctgctgccattgctgTCCTGCTGGTGGGCATACTGGTCCGTCTCCTGACCGGCAGTGGCTAG